From the genome of Streptomyces sp. NBC_00659, one region includes:
- a CDS encoding Crp/Fnr family transcriptional regulator yields MAAAPLGAPSGGDESLDDRVPFLARLESEDRSALLSLGHELSYAPRTVLLHQSEPSSHVLIVTHGWTKVTAAAANGYEALLALRGPGDIVGESAALTGRPRSATVTALEPVRTVALVREHFRDFLARSPAVSFALLGLTSDRTRAADRRRLEFASMSVRERFAALLLDLARTNGHRTEEGIELSVPLSKQELAGSVGASREMVQRLLKELREREAVLTGRRTMVILRMDVLRRIARR; encoded by the coding sequence ATGGCGGCTGCACCCTTAGGCGCGCCCTCGGGCGGGGACGAGAGCCTGGACGACCGGGTGCCTTTCCTGGCACGCCTGGAGAGCGAGGACCGCTCCGCGCTGCTGTCCCTCGGCCACGAGCTGTCCTACGCGCCCCGGACGGTGCTCCTGCACCAGAGCGAGCCCTCCTCGCACGTGCTGATCGTGACGCACGGCTGGACGAAGGTGACGGCGGCCGCCGCCAACGGCTACGAGGCGCTGCTCGCGCTGCGCGGCCCCGGCGACATCGTCGGGGAGTCCGCCGCGCTCACCGGCCGGCCGCGCTCGGCGACGGTGACGGCCCTGGAGCCGGTCCGCACGGTCGCGCTCGTACGTGAACACTTCCGGGACTTCCTCGCCCGCTCCCCCGCGGTCTCCTTCGCCCTGCTCGGCCTCACCTCGGACCGCACCCGCGCCGCCGACCGGCGCCGCCTGGAGTTCGCCTCCATGAGCGTCCGCGAACGCTTCGCGGCGCTCCTGCTCGACCTGGCCCGCACGAACGGCCACCGCACGGAGGAGGGCATCGAGCTCTCCGTCCCGCTGAGCAAGCAGGAGCTGGCGGGCTCGGTGGGGGCGTCCCGGGAGATGGTCCAGCGCCTGCTGAAGGAACTCCGGGAGCGGGAAGCGGTGCTGACGGGCCGGCGGACGATGGTGATCCTGCGCATGGACGTCCTGCGGCGGATCGCCCGGCGATGA
- the rpsL gene encoding 30S ribosomal protein S12, with the protein MPTIQQLVRKGRQDKVEKNKTPALEGSPQRRGVCTRVFTTTPKKPNSALRKVARVRLTSGIEVTAYIPGEGHNLQEHSIVLVRGGRVKDLPGVRYKIIRGSLDTQGVKNRKQARSRYGAKKEK; encoded by the coding sequence GTGCCTACGATCCAGCAGCTGGTCCGGAAGGGCCGGCAGGACAAGGTCGAGAAGAACAAGACGCCCGCACTCGAGGGTTCGCCCCAGCGTCGCGGCGTCTGCACGCGTGTGTTCACGACCACCCCGAAGAAGCCGAACTCGGCCCTGCGTAAGGTCGCGCGTGTGCGTCTGACCAGCGGGATCGAAGTCACCGCTTACATTCCGGGTGAGGGACACAACCTGCAGGAGCACTCCATCGTGCTCGTGCGCGGCGGCCGTGTGAAGGACCTGCCGGGTGTTCGCTACAAGATCATCCGAGGTTCCCTGGACACCCAGGGTGTCAAGAACCGCAAGCAGGCCCGCAGCCGCTACGGCGCCAAGAAGGAGAAGTAG
- a CDS encoding PE-PGRS family protein, producing the protein MAEFRRQPEWQQDANRHTTLIDPVLTVRPIARFDYTVRRAVTAIDHALVFVTAKGSYDVYMPPHRPSRPDAATRRYTSVYEVDMGSHPVQLALEMPSDDDAFAFGATADLTWRVADPIAYVASGERDVPTRLTRELHQLARPVSRAFSIEDSPAAERAVQRAVDEGGFAAGIGLAVTCVVRLRLDDEAIAHRRRQRSLRYESDMLDPEHEFRLRLAHQQHELEMLRQRQDHHLIAEKINFYQYHLQHGGVGAWALHLSQHPEDTKMVIGSIQKDQLSIIRGQLQVLAGDTLEDFQKAESARSTLRAVDELIQQQTPPAPRDGQGALPPGATPGQPQTPPQPPYTGQSPYPGPSPQPPYTEPTPYGDRPPYDGGWPPYDGQPRTPYAGGQQPYTGQPSYTGDTGGQPSYAGQPPVSGDRPPYTGQPPYAGQAPYTGGPGAGSPVVPGQPDSPAPPYGPPATTPYPTAGPAPAVPPVPGRPGDPRAAVPPDPAPEDGPA; encoded by the coding sequence ATGGCGGAGTTCCGCCGTCAGCCGGAGTGGCAGCAGGACGCCAACCGGCACACCACGCTCATCGACCCGGTGCTCACGGTGCGGCCCATCGCCCGCTTCGACTACACCGTCCGCCGCGCGGTCACCGCGATCGACCACGCGCTGGTCTTCGTCACCGCCAAGGGCTCGTACGACGTCTACATGCCGCCGCACCGGCCGAGCCGCCCGGACGCGGCCACCCGGCGCTACACCTCCGTCTACGAGGTGGACATGGGCAGCCATCCCGTGCAGCTCGCGCTGGAGATGCCGAGCGACGACGACGCGTTCGCCTTCGGCGCCACGGCCGATCTGACCTGGCGGGTCGCGGACCCGATCGCGTACGTGGCGAGCGGTGAGCGTGACGTGCCGACGCGGCTCACCCGTGAACTGCACCAGCTCGCGCGGCCGGTGAGCCGCGCCTTCTCCATCGAGGACAGCCCGGCCGCCGAACGCGCGGTCCAGCGGGCCGTGGACGAGGGCGGTTTCGCCGCGGGCATCGGACTCGCCGTGACCTGTGTCGTACGGCTGCGGCTGGACGACGAGGCCATCGCGCACCGGCGGCGGCAGCGGAGCCTGCGCTACGAGTCGGACATGCTCGACCCCGAGCACGAGTTCCGGCTCCGGCTGGCCCATCAGCAGCACGAACTGGAGATGCTGCGCCAGCGGCAGGACCACCATCTGATCGCCGAGAAGATCAACTTCTACCAGTACCACCTCCAGCACGGAGGCGTCGGCGCCTGGGCCCTGCACCTGTCCCAGCATCCCGAGGACACCAAGATGGTCATCGGGTCCATCCAGAAGGACCAGCTGTCCATCATCCGGGGCCAGCTGCAGGTCCTCGCCGGGGACACCCTGGAGGACTTCCAGAAGGCGGAGTCGGCGCGCTCGACCCTGCGGGCCGTCGACGAGCTGATCCAGCAGCAGACGCCTCCGGCGCCGCGGGACGGTCAGGGGGCGCTTCCCCCCGGGGCGACGCCCGGACAGCCGCAGACGCCGCCCCAGCCGCCGTACACGGGCCAGTCTCCGTACCCGGGCCCGTCGCCCCAGCCGCCGTACACGGAACCGACCCCCTACGGCGACCGGCCTCCGTACGACGGCGGCTGGCCCCCGTACGACGGGCAGCCCCGGACCCCGTACGCGGGCGGACAGCAGCCCTACACGGGACAGCCCTCGTACACGGGCGACACGGGCGGGCAGCCCTCGTACGCAGGGCAGCCCCCTGTCTCGGGCGATCGGCCCCCGTACACCGGGCAGCCTCCGTATGCCGGGCAAGCCCCGTACACGGGCGGTCCGGGCGCGGGGTCCCCCGTGGTGCCGGGGCAGCCCGACAGCCCGGCGCCCCCGTACGGACCGCCCGCCACGACGCCCTACCCCACCGCGGGACCGGCTCCGGCCGTACCTCCGGTGCCCGGCCGCCCCGGCGACCCGCGAGCCGCCGTGCCGCCGGACCCCGCTCCGGAGGACGGGCCCGCCTGA
- a CDS encoding M48 family metalloprotease produces the protein MAGHQRGADATAIGQLATQIPGALVSLAVVSALALGLFGTVVGWLVVAAWVASGALVFHRPTELRFARHALRLRAPLAEERARLEPIWREVTARAGIEANTYELMVENSDDLNAVAVAGHVVGVTTYSLNRIPSSNLAAVLAHELGHHTGGHAWAGLLGYWYSLPGRLAWAFTRGMARIALAVAGVFSAAATGLLILFMGMFVVAGFLVAWYITVPLVVAPYLLAWAGRLGELRADQQAAALGFAPEMAEVLHHFQAEEDAAKAAAAGQGKKLQEPTGLARLLSTHPDNYTRLRALEPYLQLPR, from the coding sequence GTGGCCGGCCATCAGCGGGGCGCGGACGCCACCGCCATCGGACAGCTCGCCACGCAGATCCCGGGGGCCCTGGTGAGCCTCGCCGTGGTGTCGGCCCTCGCGCTGGGGCTGTTCGGCACCGTCGTGGGCTGGCTGGTCGTCGCGGCCTGGGTGGCGTCGGGAGCGCTCGTCTTCCACCGGCCCACCGAACTCCGCTTCGCCCGGCACGCGCTCAGGCTGCGGGCGCCGCTGGCCGAGGAACGCGCCCGGCTGGAGCCGATCTGGCGCGAGGTCACCGCCCGGGCCGGCATCGAGGCGAACACCTACGAGCTGATGGTGGAGAACAGCGACGACCTGAACGCGGTCGCCGTCGCCGGCCATGTCGTCGGCGTCACCACCTACTCCCTCAACCGGATTCCCAGCAGCAACCTCGCCGCCGTACTCGCCCATGAACTCGGCCACCACACCGGCGGTCACGCCTGGGCCGGGCTCCTCGGCTACTGGTACTCGCTGCCCGGCCGGCTCGCCTGGGCCTTCACCCGCGGGATGGCCAGAATCGCGCTCGCCGTCGCCGGAGTCTTCTCCGCGGCCGCGACGGGGCTGCTGATCCTCTTCATGGGGATGTTCGTGGTCGCCGGGTTCCTCGTCGCCTGGTACATCACCGTCCCCCTCGTCGTCGCGCCCTACCTCCTCGCCTGGGCGGGCCGCCTCGGCGAACTGCGTGCCGACCAGCAGGCCGCTGCCCTCGGGTTCGCGCCCGAGATGGCCGAGGTCCTGCACCACTTCCAGGCCGAGGAGGACGCCGCCAAGGCGGCCGCCGCCGGCCAGGGCAAGAAGCTCCAGGAGCCCACCGGTCTTGCCAGGCTGCTGTCCACCCACCCCGACAACTACACCCGGCTGCGCGCCCTGGAGCCGTATCTCCAGCTCCCGCGCTAG
- a CDS encoding DNA-directed RNA polymerase subunit beta', with protein MLDVNFFDELRIGLATADDIRQWSHGEVKKPETINYRTLKPEKDGLFCEKIFGPTRDWECYCGKYKRVRFKGIICERCGVEVTRAKVRRERMGHIELAAPVTHIWYFKGVPSRLGYLLDLAPKDLEKVIYFAAYMITFVDEERRTRDLPSLEAHVSVERQQVENRRDADLEARAKKLETDLAELEAEGAKADVRRKVREGAEREMKQLRDRAQREIDRLDEVWTRFKNLKVQDLEGDELLYRELRDRFGTYFDGSMGAAALQKRLESFDLDEEAERLREIIRTGKGQKKTRALKRLKVVSAFLQTSNSPKGMVLDCVPVIPPDLRPMVQLDGGRFATSDLNDLYRRVINRNNRLKRLLDLGAPEIIVNNEKRMLQEAVDALFDNGRRGRPVTGPGNRPLKSLSDMLKGKQGRFRQNLLGKRVDYSARSVIVVGPQLKLHQCGLPKAMALELFKPFVMKRLVDLNHAQNIKSAKRMVERGRTVVYDVLEEVIAEHPVLLNRAPTLHRLGIQAFEPQLVEGKAIQIHPLVCTAFNADFDGDQMAVHLPLSAEAQAEARILMLSSNNILKPADGRPVTMPTQDMVLGLFFLTTDGDLRNVKGEDRSFASVAEAIMAFDAGELSLQSQVDIRFPVGTIPPRGWTPPAQEEGDPEWQQGDTFRLRTTLGRALFNELLPEDYPFVDYEVGKKQLSEIVNDLAERYPKVIVAATLDNLKASGFFWATRSGVTVAISDIVVPDAKRAIVKGYEDLDEKVQKQYERGLITKEERTQELIAIWTKATNEVAEAMNANFPKTNPVSMMVNSGARGNMMQMRQIAGMRGLVSNAKNETIPRPIKASFREGLSVLEYFISTHGARKGLADTALRTADSGYLTRRLVDVSQDVIIREEDCGTDRGLRLAIAERGEDGVLRKTENVETSVYARALAEDITVDGKVLAPANTDLGDVLIDELVKHGIEEVKTRSVLTCESAVGTCAMCYGRSLATGKLVDIGEAVGIIAAQSIGEPGTQLTMRTFHTGGVAGDDITQGLPRVVELFEARTPKGVAPISEASGRVRIEETEKTKKLVVTPDDGSDETAFPISKRARLLVSEGEHVEVGQKLTVGATNPHDVLRILGQRAVQVHLVGEVQKVYNSQGVSIHDKHIEIIIRQMLRRVTIIESGDAELLPGELVERSKFETENRRVVQEGGHPASGRPQLMGITKASLATESWLSAASFQETTRVLTDAAINAKSDSLIGLKENVIIGKLIPAGTGLSRYRNIRVEPTEEAKAAMYSAVGYDDIDYSPFGTGSGQAVPLEDYDYGPYNQ; from the coding sequence GTGCTCGACGTCAACTTCTTCGATGAGCTCCGGATCGGTCTGGCCACCGCTGACGACATCCGTCAGTGGAGCCACGGCGAGGTCAAGAAGCCCGAGACCATCAACTACCGCACCCTCAAGCCCGAGAAGGACGGACTCTTCTGCGAGAAGATCTTCGGTCCGACCCGGGACTGGGAGTGCTACTGCGGTAAGTACAAGCGTGTCCGCTTCAAGGGCATCATCTGTGAGCGCTGTGGCGTCGAGGTCACTCGCGCCAAGGTGCGCCGTGAGCGGATGGGCCACATCGAGCTCGCCGCTCCCGTCACCCACATCTGGTACTTCAAGGGCGTTCCGTCGCGGCTGGGCTACCTGCTCGACCTCGCCCCGAAGGACCTCGAGAAGGTCATCTACTTCGCCGCGTACATGATCACGTTCGTCGACGAGGAGCGCCGCACCCGCGACCTGCCCTCGCTGGAGGCCCACGTCTCCGTCGAGCGTCAGCAGGTCGAGAACCGTCGCGACGCCGACCTCGAGGCCCGCGCCAAGAAGCTCGAGACCGACCTGGCCGAGCTCGAGGCCGAGGGTGCCAAGGCCGACGTGCGCCGCAAGGTGCGCGAGGGTGCCGAGCGTGAGATGAAGCAGCTGCGCGACCGTGCGCAGCGCGAGATCGACCGTCTCGACGAGGTGTGGACCCGCTTCAAGAACCTCAAGGTCCAGGACCTGGAGGGCGACGAGCTCCTCTACCGCGAGCTGCGTGACCGCTTCGGCACGTACTTCGACGGTTCGATGGGTGCCGCGGCGCTGCAGAAGCGTCTGGAGTCCTTCGACCTCGACGAGGAGGCCGAGCGCCTCCGCGAGATCATCCGCACCGGCAAGGGCCAGAAGAAGACCCGCGCGCTCAAGCGCCTCAAGGTCGTCTCCGCGTTCCTGCAGACCAGCAACAGCCCCAAGGGCATGGTGCTCGACTGCGTCCCGGTCATCCCGCCGGACCTTCGCCCGATGGTGCAGCTGGACGGTGGCCGCTTCGCGACCTCCGACCTGAACGACCTGTACCGCCGTGTGATCAACCGCAACAACCGCCTGAAGCGCCTTCTCGACCTCGGTGCCCCCGAGATCATCGTGAACAACGAGAAGCGCATGCTCCAGGAGGCCGTCGACGCGCTCTTCGACAACGGCCGTCGTGGTCGCCCGGTCACGGGCCCCGGCAACCGTCCGCTGAAGTCGCTGTCCGACATGCTCAAGGGCAAGCAGGGTCGATTCCGTCAGAACCTGCTCGGCAAGCGTGTGGACTACTCCGCGCGTTCCGTGATCGTCGTCGGTCCGCAGCTGAAGCTGCACCAGTGTGGTCTGCCCAAGGCCATGGCGCTGGAGCTCTTCAAGCCGTTCGTGATGAAGCGCCTGGTCGACCTGAACCACGCGCAGAACATCAAGAGCGCCAAGCGGATGGTCGAGCGCGGCCGCACGGTCGTGTACGACGTCCTCGAAGAGGTCATCGCCGAGCACCCGGTTCTGCTGAACCGTGCGCCCACGCTGCACCGCCTCGGCATCCAGGCCTTCGAGCCCCAGCTGGTCGAGGGCAAGGCCATCCAGATCCACCCGCTCGTCTGCACCGCGTTCAACGCGGACTTCGACGGTGACCAGATGGCCGTGCACCTGCCGCTCTCCGCGGAGGCGCAGGCCGAGGCCCGCATCCTGATGCTGTCCTCGAACAACATCCTCAAGCCGGCCGACGGCCGCCCGGTCACGATGCCGACCCAGGACATGGTCCTCGGTCTGTTCTTCCTGACCACCGACGGCGACCTGCGGAACGTGAAGGGCGAGGACCGCTCCTTCGCGTCCGTGGCCGAGGCGATCATGGCGTTCGACGCCGGCGAGCTCTCGCTCCAGTCGCAGGTGGACATCCGCTTCCCGGTGGGCACCATCCCGCCGCGCGGCTGGACCCCGCCGGCGCAGGAGGAGGGCGACCCGGAGTGGCAGCAGGGTGACACCTTCCGCCTGCGGACGACCCTGGGCCGCGCGCTCTTCAACGAGCTGCTGCCCGAGGACTACCCGTTCGTCGACTACGAGGTCGGCAAGAAGCAGCTCTCCGAGATCGTCAACGACCTCGCCGAGCGCTACCCCAAGGTCATCGTGGCGGCGACGCTCGACAACCTGAAGGCGTCGGGCTTCTTCTGGGCGACCCGTTCCGGCGTCACCGTGGCCATCTCCGACATCGTCGTTCCGGATGCGAAGCGCGCGATCGTCAAGGGCTACGAGGACCTGGACGAGAAGGTCCAGAAGCAGTACGAGCGTGGTCTGATCACCAAGGAAGAGCGCACGCAGGAGCTCATCGCGATCTGGACCAAGGCGACCAACGAGGTCGCCGAGGCGATGAACGCGAACTTCCCGAAGACCAACCCGGTCTCGATGATGGTGAACTCGGGCGCCCGAGGCAACATGATGCAGATGCGTCAGATCGCCGGTATGCGTGGTCTGGTGTCGAACGCCAAGAACGAGACGATCCCGCGTCCCATCAAGGCGTCCTTCCGTGAAGGTCTGTCCGTGCTGGAGTACTTCATCTCCACCCACGGTGCCCGTAAGGGTCTGGCCGACACCGCTCTGCGTACCGCCGACTCGGGTTACCTCACCCGTCGTCTGGTCGACGTCTCCCAGGACGTCATCATCCGCGAGGAGGACTGCGGCACCGACCGTGGTCTGCGTCTGGCCATCGCCGAGCGCGGCGAGGACGGCGTGCTGCGCAAGACGGAGAACGTCGAGACCAGCGTGTACGCACGTGCGCTGGCCGAGGACATCACCGTCGACGGCAAGGTGCTGGCCCCGGCCAACACCGACCTCGGCGACGTCCTCATCGACGAGCTCGTCAAGCACGGCATCGAGGAGGTCAAGACCCGTTCGGTCCTGACCTGTGAGTCCGCCGTCGGCACCTGCGCCATGTGCTACGGCCGTTCGCTGGCCACCGGCAAGCTGGTCGACATCGGTGAGGCGGTCGGCATCATCGCCGCCCAGTCCATCGGTGAGCCCGGTACCCAGCTGACGATGCGTACCTTCCACACCGGTGGTGTGGCCGGTGACGACATCACCCAGGGTCTGCCCCGTGTCGTCGAGCTCTTCGAGGCTCGTACGCCGAAGGGTGTCGCCCCGATCTCCGAGGCCTCCGGCCGCGTGCGGATCGAGGAGACCGAGAAGACCAAGAAGCTCGTCGTCACCCCGGACGACGGCAGCGACGAGACGGCGTTCCCGATCTCGAAGCGTGCCCGTCTCCTGGTGTCCGAGGGCGAGCACGTCGAGGTGGGCCAGAAGCTCACCGTGGGTGCCACCAACCCGCACGACGTGCTGCGCATCCTGGGTCAGCGTGCCGTCCAGGTCCACCTGGTCGGCGAGGTCCAGAAGGTCTACAACTCGCAGGGTGTGTCGATCCACGACAAGCACATCGAGATCATCATCCGGCAGATGCTGCGCCGTGTGACGATCATCGAGTCGGGCGACGCGGAGCTGCTGCCCGGCGAGCTGGTCGAGCGTTCGAAGTTCGAGACCGAGAACCGTCGTGTGGTCCAGGAAGGCGGCCACCCGGCCTCCGGCCGTCCGCAGCTGATGGGTATCACCAAGGCCTCGCTGGCGACCGAATCCTGGCTGTCGGCCGCCTCCTTCCAGGAGACGACCCGAGTTCTGACGGACGCGGCGATCAACGCCAAGTCCGACAGCCTCATCGGCCTCAAGGAGAACGTCATCATCGGTAAGCTCATCCCGGCCGGTACGGGTCTGTCCCGCTACCGCAACATCCGGGTCGAGCCGACCGAGGAGGCCAAGGCCGCGATGTACTCGGCCGTCGGCTACGACGACATCGACTACTCGCCGTTCGGCACGGGCTCCGGCCAGGCCGTCCCGCTGGAGGACTACGACTACGGTCCGTACAACCAGTGA
- the rpsG gene encoding 30S ribosomal protein S7 yields MPRKGPAPKRPVIIDPVYGSPLVTSLINKVLMNGKRSTAERIVYGAMEGLREKTGNDPIITLKRALENIKPTLEVKSRRVGGATYQVPIEVKPGRANTLALRWLVGYSRARREKTMTERLLNELLDASNGLGAAVKKREDTHKMAESNKAFAHYRW; encoded by the coding sequence ATGCCTCGTAAGGGCCCCGCCCCGAAGCGCCCGGTCATCATCGACCCGGTCTACGGTTCCCCTCTGGTGACCTCCCTCATCAACAAGGTGCTGATGAACGGCAAGCGCTCCACCGCCGAGCGCATCGTCTACGGCGCCATGGAGGGTCTGCGTGAGAAGACGGGCAACGACCCGATCATCACGCTGAAGCGCGCGCTGGAGAACATCAAGCCCACGCTCGAAGTCAAGTCCCGCCGTGTCGGTGGTGCGACGTACCAGGTTCCGATCGAGGTCAAGCCCGGTCGCGCCAACACGCTCGCGCTGCGCTGGCTCGTCGGTTACTCCCGCGCCCGTCGCGAGAAGACCATGACCGAGCGTCTGCTCAACGAGCTTCTCGACGCCTCCAACGGCCTTGGTGCCGCTGTGAAGAAGCGTGAGGACACCCACAAGATGGCCGAGTCCAACAAGGCCTTCGCGCACTACCGCTGGTAG
- the fusA gene encoding elongation factor G, which produces MATTSLDLARVRNIGIMAHIDAGKTTTTERILFYTGVSYKIGEVHDGAATMDWMEQEQERGITITSAATTCHWPLEDNDYTINIIDTPGHVDFTVEVERSLRVLDGAVTVFDGVAGVEPQSETVWRQADRYGVPRICFVNKLDRTGAEFHRCVDMIKDRLGAVPIIMQLPIGAEMDFKGVVDLVRMKALVWSAEAAKGEMYDVVDIPATHTEAAELYRGQLVETVAEHDDEIMELFLEGQEPTEEQLYAAIRRVTIASGKSTDVTVTPVFCGTAFKNKGVQPLLDAVVRYLPTPLDVEAIEGHDVKDPELVVKRKPSVDEPLSALAFKIMSDPHLGKLTFVRVYSGRLETGTAVLNSVKGKKERIGKIYRMHANKREEIEAVGAGDIVAVMGLKQTTTGETLCDDKNPVILESMDFPAPVIQVAIEPKSKGDQEKLGVAIQRLAEEDPSFHVHSDEETGQTILGGMGELHLEVLVDRMKREFRVEANVGKPQVAYRETIRKTVERHDYTHKKQTGGTGQFAKVQIAIEPITETDGPAYEFVNKVTGGRIPREYIPSVDAGAQEAMQFGILAGYEMTGVRVILLDGGYHEVDSSELAFKIAGSQAFKEAARKASPVLLEPMMAVEVTTPEESMGDVIGDLNSRRGQIQAMEERSGARVVKGLVPLSEMFGYVGDLRSKTSGRASYSMQFDSYAEVPRNVAEEIIAKAKGE; this is translated from the coding sequence ATGGCTACCACTTCACTTGACCTGGCCAGGGTCCGCAACATCGGGATCATGGCTCACATCGACGCGGGCAAGACGACCACCACCGAGCGGATCCTCTTCTACACCGGCGTCAGCTACAAGATCGGTGAAGTCCACGACGGCGCCGCCACCATGGACTGGATGGAGCAGGAGCAGGAGCGTGGCATCACGATCACCTCTGCTGCCACCACCTGTCACTGGCCGCTTGAGGACAACGACTACACGATCAACATCATCGACACCCCGGGGCACGTCGACTTCACGGTCGAGGTGGAGCGTTCGCTCCGCGTCCTCGACGGTGCCGTCACGGTGTTCGACGGTGTCGCCGGTGTCGAGCCGCAGTCCGAGACGGTGTGGCGTCAGGCCGACCGTTACGGCGTGCCGCGCATCTGCTTCGTGAACAAGCTGGACCGCACCGGCGCCGAGTTCCACCGCTGCGTGGACATGATCAAGGACCGCCTCGGCGCCGTCCCGATCATCATGCAGCTCCCGATCGGTGCCGAGATGGACTTCAAGGGCGTTGTGGACCTGGTCCGCATGAAGGCGCTCGTGTGGTCCGCCGAGGCGGCCAAGGGCGAGATGTACGACGTCGTCGACATCCCGGCCACGCACACCGAGGCCGCTGAGCTGTACCGCGGTCAGCTGGTCGAGACCGTCGCGGAGCACGACGACGAGATCATGGAGCTGTTCCTGGAGGGCCAGGAGCCCACCGAGGAGCAGCTGTACGCCGCGATCCGTCGCGTCACCATCGCGTCCGGCAAGTCCACCGATGTCACGGTCACCCCGGTGTTCTGTGGCACCGCGTTCAAGAACAAGGGCGTCCAGCCCCTGCTCGACGCGGTCGTGCGCTACCTGCCGACCCCGCTCGACGTCGAGGCCATCGAAGGCCACGACGTGAAGGACCCCGAGCTGGTCGTCAAGCGCAAGCCGTCCGTGGACGAGCCGCTGTCCGCGCTCGCGTTCAAGATCATGAGCGACCCGCACCTGGGCAAGCTCACCTTCGTCCGGGTCTACTCGGGCCGCCTGGAGACTGGCACCGCGGTGCTGAACTCCGTCAAGGGCAAGAAGGAGCGCATCGGCAAGATCTACCGCATGCACGCGAACAAGCGTGAGGAGATCGAAGCGGTGGGCGCCGGCGACATCGTCGCCGTCATGGGCCTGAAGCAGACCACCACCGGTGAGACGCTGTGCGACGACAAGAACCCGGTCATCCTGGAGTCCATGGACTTCCCGGCGCCGGTCATTCAGGTCGCCATCGAGCCCAAGTCCAAGGGTGACCAGGAGAAGCTGGGTGTAGCCATCCAGCGTCTCGCGGAGGAGGACCCCTCCTTCCACGTTCACTCGGACGAGGAGACGGGCCAGACCATCCTCGGCGGTATGGGCGAGCTGCACCTCGAGGTGCTGGTCGACCGTATGAAGCGCGAGTTCAGGGTCGAAGCCAACGTCGGTAAGCCGCAGGTCGCCTACCGCGAGACGATCCGCAAGACCGTCGAGCGTCACGACTACACCCACAAGAAGCAGACCGGTGGTACCGGTCAGTTCGCCAAGGTGCAGATCGCGATCGAGCCCATCACCGAGACCGACGGTCCGGCGTACGAGTTCGTGAACAAGGTCACCGGTGGCCGTATCCCGCGGGAGTACATCCCGTCGGTGGACGCCGGTGCGCAGGAGGCCATGCAGTTCGGCATCCTGGCCGGCTACGAGATGACGGGCGTCCGCGTCATTCTTCTCGACGGTGGCTACCACGAGGTCGACTCCTCCGAGCTCGCCTTCAAGATCGCCGGTTCGCAGGCCTTCAAGGAGGCCGCGCGCAAGGCTTCTCCCGTGCTCCTCGAGCCGATGATGGCCGTCGAGGTCACCACGCCCGAGGAGTCGATGGGTGATGTCATCGGCGACCTCAACTCCCGCCGTGGCCAGATCCAGGCCATGGAGGAGCGCAGCGGCGCTCGCGTCGTGAAGGGCCTCGTGCCCCTCTCGGAGATGTTCGGCTACGTCGGAGACCTCCGCAGCAAGACGTCGGGTCGCGCAAGCTACTCGATGCAGTTCGACTCCTACGCCGAGGTTCCCAGGAACGTCGCCGAGGAGATCATCGCGAAGGCCAAGGGCGAGTAA